The following proteins are encoded in a genomic region of Triticum dicoccoides isolate Atlit2015 ecotype Zavitan chromosome 1B, WEW_v2.0, whole genome shotgun sequence:
- the LOC119349240 gene encoding histone H3.2 has product MARTKQTARKSTGGKAPRKQLATKAARKSAPATGGVKKPHRFRPGTVALREIRKYQKSTELLIRKLPFQRLVREIAQDFKTDLRFQSSAVSALQEAAEAYLVGLFEDTNLCAIHAKRVTIMPKDIQLARRIRGERA; this is encoded by the coding sequence ATGGCCCGCACCAAGCAGACGGCGAGGAAGTCCACCGGCGGCAAGGCGCCGAGGAAGCAGCTGGCCACCAAGGCCGCCCGCAAGTCCGCCCCGGCCACCGGCGGCGTCAAGAAGCCCCACCGCTTCCGCCCCGGCACCGTCGCGCTCCGCGAGATCCGCAAGTACCAGAAGAGCACCGAGCTGCTCATCCGCAAGCTCCCCTTCCAGCGCCTCGTCCGGGAGATCGCCCAGGACTTCAAGACCGACCTCCGCTTCCAGTCCTCCGCCGTCTCCGCCCTGCAGGAGGCCGCCGAGGCCTACCTGGTGGGGCTGTTCGAGGACACCAACCTCTGCGCCATCCACGCCAAGCGCGTCACcatcatgcccaaggacatccagCTCGCACGCCGCATCCGTGGCGAGAGGGCCTAG